From the Acidimicrobiia bacterium genome, the window CGTGGTGGGAGCCCCGGCGAACCCGATCAGGGCGACCCCGGCAGGTAGGTCCGAGCGTACGTTGGCGATGGCCTCGGCCACGAAGTCGACCTTGTGAGGCTCGAACTCTGGAAGCCGCGCGATTTGTTCGATGGTCATCGGTGCGAGTTGCGGTCCCGGGTTGAAATCGACTGTCACGCCCATGGCTTCGAGCGGTGTCATGATGTCCGAGAAGATGATTGCGGCGTCGAGTTCGAATCGTCTGATGGGTTGCAGGGTGATCTCGGCTGCCACGGCGGGATCGTGCACCGCCTCCTGGAACGAATGCCCGGCGCGTAACTCCATGTATTCGGGCAGGTAGCGGCCTGCCTGTCGCATGAACCAGACGGGCGGCCGGTCGAGTGGCTCTCGGCGAAGAGCTTGCAGCAGTCTCACGATGCAGCTTCGATGATGGCCTCTTCGAGCGCAGTGAGCGCGATGTCGAGAGTGCCGTCGAGGTGTGACTCCATCAGGAACCAGGTTTCGAAAGGCGACGGCGGCAGCAACACTCCCCGTCGCAGTGCGCCGTGGAAGAAGCGGTTGAAGAGCTCGGTATCGAGACCCGCCACGTCGGTCCAGGTGGTCGCCCGGTCGACCCCCAGGAAGACGCCTACCATGCCGCCTACCGCGTGAACGACTCCGGGCAAACCCGCTTCGGCGAGGGCTTTCCCGAGGCGGTGTTCTATCAACCGCCCGGCCTCCTCGAATCGATCGTAGAGATCGTCGTTGCTCCGGATCCAGCGCAGCGTTGCCAACCCGGCCGCCGTAGAAAGGGGATTGCCGGCGAGCGTACCGGCCTGGTAGACGGGCCCGTTGGGAGCGATCATGCTCATCAGGTCGGCCCGGCCTCCGTAGACGGCGGCTGGCGTGGCGCCGGCAACGACCTTGCCCATCGTCGTCAGGTCGGGCGAGACGCCGTAGCGACCTTGGGCGGATTCGCGGCCCACCCTGAATCCGGTCATGACTTCGTCGAAGATCAGCAAGGCGCCGTGAGATCCGCACAGGTCGCGCAAACCGGAGAGGAACCCATCGGCCGGGGCGATACAGCCCATGTTTCCTGCCACGGGTTCGACGATCACCGCGGCGATGTCGCCGGTGGCGAGATGCGCCTCTACCGAGTCGAGGTCGTTGAAGTCCGCCACCCTCGTGTCGATTACCGTCCGCTCGGGGACACCGGGGCTCGACGGGGTGCCGAAGGTGGCGAGGCCGCTGCCGGCCTGCACGAGGAACGGGTCTGCATGGCCGTGGTAGCAGCCGGCGA encodes:
- the hemL gene encoding glutamate-1-semialdehyde 2,1-aminomutase codes for the protein MSWFERARAVIPGGVNSPVRAFKAVGGDPPFVLSGSGARVTTTDGRELIDFVASWGALINGHAHPSVIAAITEAAENGSSFGLPTTAEVEFAELIVEMVPSIEVVRMVNSGTEATASAIRLARAATGRAGIVKFAGCYHGHADPFLVQAGSGLATFGTPSSPGVPERTVIDTRVADFNDLDSVEAHLATGDIAAVIVEPVAGNMGCIAPADGFLSGLRDLCGSHGALLIFDEVMTGFRVGRESAQGRYGVSPDLTTMGKVVAGATPAAVYGGRADLMSMIAPNGPVYQAGTLAGNPLSTAAGLATLRWIRSNDDLYDRFEEAGRLIEHRLGKALAEAGLPGVVHAVGGMVGVFLGVDRATTWTDVAGLDTELFNRFFHGALRRGVLLPPSPFETWFLMESHLDGTLDIALTALEEAIIEAAS